The genomic DNA TGCAATGGCCAAGACCGTCAGACTTTCACCTGACATCATTACCCTTGATTTAGAAATGCCCGAGATGGACGGGTTCAGCTTTCTCAGGTGGCTGATGAAGCACAGGCCGACACCGGTTATCATTATCAGCTCCTATTCGGATTCAAAGACAGTTTTCAGGGCGCTCGAATTCGGTGCAGCGGATTTCATAGCCAAACCATCAAGGATTGCCGCGAGCGAAGCACAAAAGCTTGAGAGAGACCTCCTGAGAAAGGTAAAAGGATTAAAGGAGTTCCGCCTGGATAAGCTCAGCAGAAATCTTGAAATCCTTGAGGAGGAGCATAGCCGCCGCACAAGTTTCAGTACCTCTGACAACACCATAGAGGCGGTTGCCATCGGAGCATCCACCGGAGGGCCTGCTGCCCTGAAGATCATTCTGACAAAACTTGACGCGGATTTTCCTGCAGGAATTGTAATAAGCCAGCATATGCCGAAAGGGTTCACCGCATCATTTGCAGAAAGGCTTAACATGATATCAAAGGTTCCGGTTAAGGAGGCAAGAGATGGCGACGAACTGGAACGGGGCAAGGCACTGATATGCCCGGGAGGATACCATATCTCCTTCTCAAAAAAAAGGGAAAGAATCACAGCATCGATCAGGGAACCCAAACTTGCTGACAAATATATCCCTTCTGTTGATATCATGATGACATCGGTTGCAGACATTTTCGGCTCTCAGACTATGGGTGTCGTTCTCACCGGCATGGGCAGTGACGGAAAAAACGGCATGCTGGAAATCAAGAAGAGGGGTGGCTATACTATCGCAGAAGCCGAAGATACTGCGGTTGTATTCGGCATGCCCGCAGAAGTGATAAAGGCAGGAGCAGCAGAGAAGGTACTGCCCATCTCCCAGATACCCGGCGAGATGATGAAGGTAATCAGGAAAACAAAGTAGCCATATACACAGGGTGTGGAGGACTGATGGAAAAGGATTCCGGCATATCGAAAAAGGCAGATGAGTTTCTCCAGATTTTCAAGAGGGGTGAGGAATTCACAAAAGACCTGATCAAGGAGAATGAGAGGCTCAGGTTCAGGATCGCACAACTCGAAGAGTCGGTTGAAAAATCAGGGAGCGAAGAGCGGACCAGGCTCTACGAGGACCGTATAAAGATGCTTGAAGATGAAATCAACTCCCTTATGGAAAGATACCGGAAAACGGAAGAAGAGAACAAGGATTTCGCATCAAAATATGTTGAGGTTGAGGCAGAAAACAACATGCTGGCAAACCTCTATGTTGCAAGCTATCAGCTTCATTCGACCCTGGACTTCAATGAAGTGCTCAGGATCGTTA from Nitrospirota bacterium includes the following:
- a CDS encoding chemotaxis response regulator protein-glutamate methylesterase, with product MSKIRVLVIDDSAYSRQMIKRMLETDSHIEIAGIATDGIDAMAKTVRLSPDIITLDLEMPEMDGFSFLRWLMKHRPTPVIIISSYSDSKTVFRALEFGAADFIAKPSRIAASEAQKLERDLLRKVKGLKEFRLDKLSRNLEILEEEHSRRTSFSTSDNTIEAVAIGASTGGPAALKIILTKLDADFPAGIVISQHMPKGFTASFAERLNMISKVPVKEARDGDELERGKALICPGGYHISFSKKRERITASIREPKLADKYIPSVDIMMTSVADIFGSQTMGVVLTGMGSDGKNGMLEIKKRGGYTIAEAEDTAVVFGMPAEVIKAGAAEKVLPISQIPGEMMKVIRKTK